A window of Apium graveolens cultivar Ventura chromosome 8, ASM990537v1, whole genome shotgun sequence contains these coding sequences:
- the LOC141680421 gene encoding uncharacterized protein LOC141680421, translating to MSFGLINAGATYQRLVNMMFKNQIGRTMEVYVDDMLVKSKEENDHVKHVMEMFNILRRFHIKLNPQKCKEFFKAFKVEGKYFVWTPKCEEAFRKIKEQAGNPAMLSKPLDEESLILYLAVLEYSISAVLVREEDVQQSPAYYEAAPVFQAHRIEVRTTYPLRKVLHKPESSGKMLKWVVELGQFDWEYTPRTTIIGKALPDFLLEFDSQIDGKALVVLHPSHPEGVLEEFQHPWWVLHMDGVVNNGEAGAGIVLVSPEGHHLMSVIQFKFYATNNDAEYEALINGLKIALEMGVRNLISKNDSELVVNQVNGGFQARGPRT from the exons ATGTCATTCGGGTTGATCAATGCTGGCGCGACTTACCAGCGGTTGGTGAACATGATGTTTAAAAATCAGATCGGAAGAACAATGGAggtatatgttgatgacatgctgGTCAAATCAAAGGAAGAAAATGACCATGTCAAGCATGTAATGGAGATGTTTAATATCCTAAGGAGATTTCACATAAAGTTGAACCCGCAGAA ATGCAAGGAATTCTTTAAGGCGTTTAAAGTGGAAGGGAAGTACTTCGTGTGGACACCAAAATGTGAGGAAGCTTTCAGGAAGATCAAGGAACAAGCGGGGAACCCTGCCATGTTGTCAAAACCATTGGATGAAGAGTCTCTAATTCTATACCTTGCAGTTTTGGAGTACTCAATTAGCGCGGTACTAGTGAGAGAAGAGGATGTGCAGCAATCACCAGCATATTAT GAAGCTGCGCCCGTATTTCAAGCTCATAGAATTGAAGTCCGTACAACATATCCTCTGCGGAAAGTCCTTCACAAACCAGAATCGTCGGGGAAGATGTTGAAATGGGTtgtggagttgggacagtttgactGGGAATACACGCCTCGCACAACAATCATAGGGAAAGCCCTACCTGATTTCTTACTAGAATTTGATTCTCAAATTGATGGTAAGGCTCTAGTTGTGTTGCATCCGTCTCATCCTGAAGGAGTTTTAGAAGAGTTTCAACATCCATGGTGGGTTTTGCATATGGATGGAGTAGTTAACAATGGAGAAGCAGGCGCGGGCATAGTGCTTGTATCTCCGGAAGGCCATCATTTGATGAGCGTGATTCAGTTTAAGTTCTATGCTACGAATAATGATGCAGAATATGAAGCACTGATTAATGGCCTAAAGATCGCTTTGGAAATGGGAGTGCGGAATCTAATTTCAAAGAATGATTCAGAGTTGGTGGTGAACCAAGTGAATGGGGGGTTTCAAGCTCGAGGACCGCGAACATAA